One Arthrobacter sp. FW306-07-I genomic window carries:
- a CDS encoding GlsB/YeaQ/YmgE family stress response membrane protein, which produces MGIIGFLILGLIAGAIAKAILPGRQGGGWLVTMVLGVVGAILGGWIGSLIFGGGLAEFFDIRTWLLAILGSIIVLLIYGAVTNRSGRRA; this is translated from the coding sequence ATGGGCATTATCGGTTTTCTCATTTTGGGCCTGATTGCTGGAGCCATTGCAAAGGCCATCCTGCCGGGCCGCCAAGGTGGCGGCTGGCTTGTGACCATGGTCCTGGGCGTTGTCGGGGCCATCCTGGGCGGCTGGATCGGCTCGCTGATCTTTGGCGGCGGCCTGGCGGAATTCTTCGACATCAGGACCTGGCTGCTGGCCATTCTCGGCTCGATCATCGTGCTGCTGATCTACGGCGCCGTCACCAACCGCAGCGGCCGCCGGGCGTAG